The stretch of DNA ACTATATTAAAGTTCTAAACTGAACTATCAATGTTTGTTATCAATGATAAGACCAGCATAAATACAATGTCACCGAATAAGGCTCTACTCTCCTCGCTGGCGCACAATCTCAAACAGGCATATGCCGGTCGCCACTGATACGTTCAGTGATGACACACTTCCCGCCATGGGAATACTAATCAGCTCATCGCAGTGTTCACGCGTCAGACGACGCATACCTTCGCCTTCCGCCCCCATGACTAAAGCAACCGGGCCAGTACATTTAGTCTGATACAGCGTATGGTCAGCTTCTCCCGCTGTCCCCACAATCCAGATATTTTGTTCTTGCAGGTATCGCAAGGCGCGGGCCAGATTAGTCACCCGAATCAAAGGAACGGTTTCTGCCGCGCCGCTGGCTACTTTTTTCGCCGTTGCGTTCAGTTGAGCTGAACGGTCACGAGGAACAATTACCGCATGAACTCCAGCCGCATCGGCACTACGTAAACAGGCACCCAAATTATGAGGGTCAGTAACACCATCCAGCACTAACAGGAATGGCTTTTCTAATCCCTCAAGCAGATCTGGTAGATCGTTTTCCTGATACTGACGCCCTTCTTTAACTCGGGCAACAATTCCCTGATGTACTGCGCCTTCGGCCTTATTATCCAGCCACTGGCGATTAGCGACCTGAACCGAAATACCGTTTTGCTCAATTTCCTGAATCAACGGCAGCAGGCGGCGATCTTCACGACCTTTAAGAATAAACACTTCAATAAAACGTTGAGGATCGCGTTCTAACAGTGATTGAACAGCATGGATCCCGTAAATAATTTCACTCATGTCTCAGTTCTTCTTCAATACTATATAAAAGCAGGGCGACACTCTGGCCGCCCTGCGATAATGACCGGACAGATTAAAGATCGGCGGCTTTCTTAGCCCGTTTACTCTTTAATGCTGCAGTTATTTTTTTAGTTTTTGCTGAAGGTTTAGCCTTCGCTTTGGTTTTAG from Limnobaculum xujianqingii encodes:
- the rlmB gene encoding 23S rRNA (guanosine(2251)-2'-O)-methyltransferase RlmB, encoding MSEIIYGIHAVQSLLERDPQRFIEVFILKGREDRRLLPLIQEIEQNGISVQVANRQWLDNKAEGAVHQGIVARVKEGRQYQENDLPDLLEGLEKPFLLVLDGVTDPHNLGACLRSADAAGVHAVIVPRDRSAQLNATAKKVASGAAETVPLIRVTNLARALRYLQEQNIWIVGTAGEADHTLYQTKCTGPVALVMGAEGEGMRRLTREHCDELISIPMAGSVSSLNVSVATGICLFEIVRQRGE